A genomic segment from Salvia splendens isolate huo1 chromosome 13, SspV2, whole genome shotgun sequence encodes:
- the LOC121762885 gene encoding ent-copalyl diphosphate synthase, chloroplastic-like isoform X2: protein MSLASNPVTFRPAAFSPSSAACFQLLRPLTPTSPLQCNAISRPHYIDVIQNGLPVIKWHEVVEYDAEKDSTKSMGDGEISVSPYDTAWVALVADEGRPRFPSSLEWISRNQLSDGSWGDARTFSIFDRIINTLACVVALRFWDAHLDKTDRGVLFIKENVNKLEEENVEHMPIGFEVALPSLIEIAQDLRIDVPSDTRGLREIYARREIKLQKIPREILHQMPTTLLHSLEGMGGLMWDKLLKLQSEDGSFLFSPSSTAFALQQTKDHNCLKYLTKHLNNFNGGVPNVYPVDLFEHLWAVDRLQRLGVSRYFQPEIEKCVAYVYRYWTEKGICWARNSEVKDIDDTAMGFRLLRLHGYEVSADVFKHFESGGEFFCFKGQSTQAVTGMYNLYRAAQLIFPGEKILEEAATFSSKFLQLKRANNQLLDKWIITKDLPGEVGYALDVPWYASLARVETRFYLEQYGGEDDVWIGKTLYRMPYVNNNKYLELAKLDYNNCQALHQQEWRDIQKWYRNLSLGEFDLSGEGLLHAYYIAAASIFEPEKSHERLSWAKTVILMQTITSHFHHNRLSTEQKRVFIDEFVHGSILKYANGGRYKTRTNLVGTLLTTLNQLSLDILLANGCDVHQPLKNAWHKWMKTWEGGGSGAELLVQMLNLSGRGKCEPEELLSLHPKYEHLLHTTVSVCDKLRLFQHQKNVYGCMASAEGFTTLEIESQMQELVKLVVTKSSDDLDSKIKQNFFIIARSFYYAAYCNPGTINFHIGKVLFERVQ from the exons ATGTCCCTCGCTTCCAATCCGGTCACCTTCCGCCCGGCCGCCTTCTCTCCCTCCTCTGCCG CCTGTTTCCAACTTTTGAGACCACTAACTCCCACTTCTCCTCTGCAATGCAATGCCATCTCCAGACCTC ACTACATAGATGTGATTCAGAATGGTTTGCCAGTGATAAAGTGGCACGAGGTTGTGGAATATGACGCAGAAAAAGATTCCACAAAG TCGATGGGCGACGGCGAGATCAGCGTCTCTCCCTACGACACCGCGTGGGTGGCGCTGGTGGCGGACGAGGGGCGGCCGCGCTTCCCCTCGAGCCTGGAGTGGATCTCGAGGAACCAGCTGAGCGACGGGTCGTGGGGCGACGCCCGAACCTTCTCCATCTTCGATAGGATCATCAACACGCTGGCGTGCGTCGTAGCCTTGAGATTTTGGGACGCGCATCTCGACAAAACCGACAGAG GGGTTTTGTTTATTAAGGAGAATGTGAATAAGCTCGAGGAGGAGAACGTGGAGCACATGCCGATAGGCTTCGAGGTGGCGCTGCCATCGCTCATTGAAATAGCTCAAGACCTCCGAATTGATGTCCCGAGTGATACGAGAGGGTTGAGAGAGATCTATGCGAGAAGAGAGATAAAGCTACAAAA GATTCCAAGAGAAATACTGCACCAAATGCCCACAACATTGCTGCATAGCTTGGAAGGAATGGGAGGCCTAATGTGGGATAAGCTTTTGAAATTGCAAAGTGAAGATGGCTCTTTCCTATTCTCTCCTTCTTCCACTGCTTTTGCTCTCCAACAAACCAAGGATCATAATTGCCTCAAATATTTGACCAAACACCTCAATAATTTTAACGGGGGAG ttcCAAATGTGTACCCTGTGGATTTGTTCGAGCATCTATGGGCAGTAGACAGGCTGCAAAGACTAGGAGTTTCGCGTTATTTTCAGCCAGAGATCGAGAAATGTGTCGCATATGTTTACCG aTATTGGACAGAAAAAGGGATATGTTGGGCAAGGAATTCGGAAGTTAAGGACATAGACGACACGGCCATGGGATTCAGGTTGCTGAGGTTGCATGGATACGAGGTTTCTGCgg ATGTGTTCAAACATTTTGAGAGCGGTGGAGAGTTTTTCTGCTTCAAGGGGCAGTCGACGCAGGCGGTGACCGGAATGTACAATCTTTACAGAGCGGCTCAGTTGATTTTTCCGGGAGAGAAGATTCTAGAAGAAGCAGCAACTTTCTCTTCTAAATTCTTGCAACTAAAGAGAGCTAATAATCAGCTCTTGGATAAGTGGATCATCACCAAAGACCTTCCTGGCGAG GTGGGATATGCACTAGATGTTCCCTGGTACGCCAGCCTAGCCCGAGTCGAAACAAGATTTTATCTAGAACAATACGGTGGTGAAGATGATGTCTGGATTGGCAAAACCTTATATAG gATGCCATATGTGAACAATAACAAATATCTGGAGCTGGCGAAATTGGACTATAATAATTGTCAAGCGTTACACCAACAAGAGTGGAGAGACATCCAAAA ATGGTACCGAAATTTGAGTTTGGGAGAGTTCGATTTAAGCGGAGAAGGTCTTCTACATGCATACTACATTGCTGCTGCTTCAATTTTTGAGCCAGAAAAATCACACGAACGTCTCTCTTGGGCCAAAACTGTGATTTTAATGCAAACTATTACGTCGCATTTCCACCACAACCGACTTTCTACTGAACAAAAACGTGTTTTCATCGATGAATTCGTACACGGAAGCATCCTCAAGTATGCAAACGGAGGAAG GTACAAAACAAGAACAAATTTGGTGGGGACACTTCTCACAACTCTAAATCAGCTCTCATTGGATATATTGTTGGCAAATGGCTGCGACGTTCATCAACCATTGAAAAATGCA TGGCACAAGTGGATGAAGACTTGGGAAGGTGGCGGAAGTGGGGCGGAGCTATTGGTGCAAATGCTAAACTTAAGCGGCAGAGGGAAGTGCGAACCAGAGGAGCTACTATCATTGCACCCGAAATACGAGCATCTGTTGCACACTACTGTCAGTGTCTGTGATAAGCTTCGTCTATTTCAACATCAAAAg AATGTCTATGGATGCATGGCTAGTGCCGAAGGATTCACAACGTTGGAGATAGAATCCCAGATGCAAGAGTTGGTGAAATTAGTTGTGACAAAATCCTCAGATGATTTGGATTCCAAAATTAAGCAAAACTTCTTTATTATTGCTAGAAGTTTCTATTATGCAGCTTATTGTAATCCAGGAACTATCAATTTCCATATTGGAAAAGTGCTCTTCGAAAGAGTACAATGA
- the LOC121762885 gene encoding ent-copalyl diphosphate synthase, chloroplastic-like isoform X1, whose protein sequence is MSLASNPVTFRPAAFSPSSAACFQLLRPLTPTSPLQCNAISRPHYIDVIQNGLPVIKWHEVVEYDAEKDSTKIGGLVNAVRSMLQSMGDGEISVSPYDTAWVALVADEGRPRFPSSLEWISRNQLSDGSWGDARTFSIFDRIINTLACVVALRFWDAHLDKTDRGVLFIKENVNKLEEENVEHMPIGFEVALPSLIEIAQDLRIDVPSDTRGLREIYARREIKLQKIPREILHQMPTTLLHSLEGMGGLMWDKLLKLQSEDGSFLFSPSSTAFALQQTKDHNCLKYLTKHLNNFNGGVPNVYPVDLFEHLWAVDRLQRLGVSRYFQPEIEKCVAYVYRYWTEKGICWARNSEVKDIDDTAMGFRLLRLHGYEVSADVFKHFESGGEFFCFKGQSTQAVTGMYNLYRAAQLIFPGEKILEEAATFSSKFLQLKRANNQLLDKWIITKDLPGEVGYALDVPWYASLARVETRFYLEQYGGEDDVWIGKTLYRMPYVNNNKYLELAKLDYNNCQALHQQEWRDIQKWYRNLSLGEFDLSGEGLLHAYYIAAASIFEPEKSHERLSWAKTVILMQTITSHFHHNRLSTEQKRVFIDEFVHGSILKYANGGRYKTRTNLVGTLLTTLNQLSLDILLANGCDVHQPLKNAWHKWMKTWEGGGSGAELLVQMLNLSGRGKCEPEELLSLHPKYEHLLHTTVSVCDKLRLFQHQKNVYGCMASAEGFTTLEIESQMQELVKLVVTKSSDDLDSKIKQNFFIIARSFYYAAYCNPGTINFHIGKVLFERVQ, encoded by the exons ATGTCCCTCGCTTCCAATCCGGTCACCTTCCGCCCGGCCGCCTTCTCTCCCTCCTCTGCCG CCTGTTTCCAACTTTTGAGACCACTAACTCCCACTTCTCCTCTGCAATGCAATGCCATCTCCAGACCTC ACTACATAGATGTGATTCAGAATGGTTTGCCAGTGATAAAGTGGCACGAGGTTGTGGAATATGACGCAGAAAAAGATTCCACAAAG ATCGGCGGGCTAGTTAACGCGGTGCGGTCGATGCTTCAGTCGATGGGCGACGGCGAGATCAGCGTCTCTCCCTACGACACCGCGTGGGTGGCGCTGGTGGCGGACGAGGGGCGGCCGCGCTTCCCCTCGAGCCTGGAGTGGATCTCGAGGAACCAGCTGAGCGACGGGTCGTGGGGCGACGCCCGAACCTTCTCCATCTTCGATAGGATCATCAACACGCTGGCGTGCGTCGTAGCCTTGAGATTTTGGGACGCGCATCTCGACAAAACCGACAGAG GGGTTTTGTTTATTAAGGAGAATGTGAATAAGCTCGAGGAGGAGAACGTGGAGCACATGCCGATAGGCTTCGAGGTGGCGCTGCCATCGCTCATTGAAATAGCTCAAGACCTCCGAATTGATGTCCCGAGTGATACGAGAGGGTTGAGAGAGATCTATGCGAGAAGAGAGATAAAGCTACAAAA GATTCCAAGAGAAATACTGCACCAAATGCCCACAACATTGCTGCATAGCTTGGAAGGAATGGGAGGCCTAATGTGGGATAAGCTTTTGAAATTGCAAAGTGAAGATGGCTCTTTCCTATTCTCTCCTTCTTCCACTGCTTTTGCTCTCCAACAAACCAAGGATCATAATTGCCTCAAATATTTGACCAAACACCTCAATAATTTTAACGGGGGAG ttcCAAATGTGTACCCTGTGGATTTGTTCGAGCATCTATGGGCAGTAGACAGGCTGCAAAGACTAGGAGTTTCGCGTTATTTTCAGCCAGAGATCGAGAAATGTGTCGCATATGTTTACCG aTATTGGACAGAAAAAGGGATATGTTGGGCAAGGAATTCGGAAGTTAAGGACATAGACGACACGGCCATGGGATTCAGGTTGCTGAGGTTGCATGGATACGAGGTTTCTGCgg ATGTGTTCAAACATTTTGAGAGCGGTGGAGAGTTTTTCTGCTTCAAGGGGCAGTCGACGCAGGCGGTGACCGGAATGTACAATCTTTACAGAGCGGCTCAGTTGATTTTTCCGGGAGAGAAGATTCTAGAAGAAGCAGCAACTTTCTCTTCTAAATTCTTGCAACTAAAGAGAGCTAATAATCAGCTCTTGGATAAGTGGATCATCACCAAAGACCTTCCTGGCGAG GTGGGATATGCACTAGATGTTCCCTGGTACGCCAGCCTAGCCCGAGTCGAAACAAGATTTTATCTAGAACAATACGGTGGTGAAGATGATGTCTGGATTGGCAAAACCTTATATAG gATGCCATATGTGAACAATAACAAATATCTGGAGCTGGCGAAATTGGACTATAATAATTGTCAAGCGTTACACCAACAAGAGTGGAGAGACATCCAAAA ATGGTACCGAAATTTGAGTTTGGGAGAGTTCGATTTAAGCGGAGAAGGTCTTCTACATGCATACTACATTGCTGCTGCTTCAATTTTTGAGCCAGAAAAATCACACGAACGTCTCTCTTGGGCCAAAACTGTGATTTTAATGCAAACTATTACGTCGCATTTCCACCACAACCGACTTTCTACTGAACAAAAACGTGTTTTCATCGATGAATTCGTACACGGAAGCATCCTCAAGTATGCAAACGGAGGAAG GTACAAAACAAGAACAAATTTGGTGGGGACACTTCTCACAACTCTAAATCAGCTCTCATTGGATATATTGTTGGCAAATGGCTGCGACGTTCATCAACCATTGAAAAATGCA TGGCACAAGTGGATGAAGACTTGGGAAGGTGGCGGAAGTGGGGCGGAGCTATTGGTGCAAATGCTAAACTTAAGCGGCAGAGGGAAGTGCGAACCAGAGGAGCTACTATCATTGCACCCGAAATACGAGCATCTGTTGCACACTACTGTCAGTGTCTGTGATAAGCTTCGTCTATTTCAACATCAAAAg AATGTCTATGGATGCATGGCTAGTGCCGAAGGATTCACAACGTTGGAGATAGAATCCCAGATGCAAGAGTTGGTGAAATTAGTTGTGACAAAATCCTCAGATGATTTGGATTCCAAAATTAAGCAAAACTTCTTTATTATTGCTAGAAGTTTCTATTATGCAGCTTATTGTAATCCAGGAACTATCAATTTCCATATTGGAAAAGTGCTCTTCGAAAGAGTACAATGA